From a single Plutella xylostella chromosome 5, ilPluXylo3.1, whole genome shotgun sequence genomic region:
- the LOC119692382 gene encoding vegetative cell wall protein gp1: protein MKILLLCMSVAAALSSVHGGALLSRGLLPYRSLQPYQSVAWPGAHTAQYVSTVPSYSFGYNPQLAYQFSPFSQIPAYYPASPAYYPASPVYYPASPAFYPPGTVVAQPGYPVPAAPAQPAQPPQPEPAQPAGDADTAVVDAAPSPGQFQSDDSTQQATQSQEQPPASTFPSFPNYPQLPQQPVSAAGQPIFPQFPQGTIPNLPQFPQLPGFPAFPQGPASPAPQFPQGPSSTPPPSFPAADGGDKGINDEDTISVESA from the exons ATGAAG ATCTTGCTACTCTGCATGTCAGTGGCGGCGGCGCTCTCCAGCGTCCACGGCGGAGCCCTGCTGTCTCGGGGGCTGCTCCCGTACCGCTCCCTGCAGCCCTACCAGAGCGTGGCCTGGCCGGGGGCCCACACCGCACAGTATGTCAGCACG GTGCCGTCTTACAGCTTCGGGTACAATCCTCAGCTCGCGTACCAGTTCAGCCCCTTCTCGCAGATCCCCGCGTACTACCCCGCAAGCCCTGCGTACTACCCGGCCAGTCCCGTGTACTACCCGGCCAGCCCCGCGTTCTACCCGCCCGGGACCGTCGTAGCGCAGCCCGGATACCCCgtccccgccgcgcccgcgcagccCGCGCAGCCCCCGCAGCCCGAGCCCGCGCAGCCCGCCGGCGACGCCGACACCGCCGTGGTCGACGCCGCGCCCTCGCCCGGACAGTTCCAGTCCGACGACTCCACGCAACAAGCAACCCAGTCCCAGGAGCAACCCCCCGCGAGCACCTTCCCCTCCTTCCCGAACTACCCGCAACTGCCCCAACAACCCGTGTCTGCTGCAGGACAGCCAATATTCCCCCAGTTTCCTCAAGGCACTATCCCTAACCTGCCCCAGTTCCCCCAGCTCCCTGGCTTCCCCGCGTTCCCGCAGGGCCCCGCGTCGCCCGCCCCGCAGTTCCCGCAAGGCCCCTCCTCCACCCCTCCGCCCTCCTTCCCCGCCGCCGACGGTGGAGACAAGGGAATAAACGATGAAGACACGATATCTGTAGAGTCCgcttaa
- the LOC119692381 gene encoding extensin — MTALIPVLALLALSAASGAPAPGRVPKVYNALITSNQNLEPSKAYPVYQPVLQDPYFQYQPVFYSSPQFPQLFPSLKTAQQPPAPAASDNVPHTNPAPSEAPPAPEQPQPPRNEENKPTPGPPQPPHTESPIPLNQFGLPPQVLPLGRGDPAYDGFHQVAPFSYSYPGLRFYDPYDPLFYNPYLNLPPLYRPHPNSLGPGISFIPREASPAPQGPAQAPAPAAPAPAPSEQPPSSPPSEPDNLSVLNYSSKDPAIPNVPPPPLPQGGSEADSE, encoded by the exons ATGACCGCGCTAATACCTGTGCTC GCGCTGCTGGCGCTCTCCGCGGCCTCAGGAGCCCCGGCCCCCGGCCGAGTGCCAAAGGTCTACAACGCACTCATCACCTCCAACCAGAACCTGGAGCCCAGCAAGGCGTACCCCGTGTACCAACCAGTCTTACAGGACCCCTACTTCCAGTACCAGCCTGTGTTCTATTCTTCGCCGCAGTTTCCT CAACTCTTCCCTTCATTGAAGACTGCCCAACAGCCACCCGCCCCGGCCGCGTCAGACAACGTGCCACACACCAACCCCGCGCCCTCGgaggcgccgcccgcccccgaaCAACCCCAGCCTCCGAGGAATGAGGAGAACAAACCCACCCCTGGACCTCCCCAACCACCGCACACCGAATCTCCCATCCCCCTAAACCAGTTCGGTCTGCCTCCTCAAGTGTTGCCCTTAGGCCGCGGTGACCCAGCCTACGATGGCTTCCACCAGGTGGCACCCTTCTCTTACTCATACCCAGGGCTCAGATTCTACGATCCTTATGATCCTTTGTTCTATAACCCGTACTTAAATCTCCCTCCGCTGTACCGCCCGCACCCGAACAGTTTGGGTCCCGGCATCTCGTTCATTCCTAGAGAAGCATCCCCCGCTCCTCAAGGCCCCGCCCaggcccccgcccccgcagcccccgcccccgcgccctccGAGCAGCCCCCGTCCAGCCCGCCGTCTGAACCTGATAATCTTAGCGTCCTCAATTACTCCTCAAAAGACCCCGCCATACCCAACGTGCCACCGCCCCCGCTGCCACAAGGAGGCTCTGAAGCTgactcagaataa
- the LOC105392614 gene encoding uncharacterized protein LOC105392614 isoform X2 — MSKRSHESATQGESREERWLRKLKLYEEKLSAKRSRLAENQQILPPVEGEVQIEEHPEYNEGILAGSQQPTHIEVVLPADTERTAPIDTEAAEFSEMTETTACTSPNCTTCYVIEENMDVSDYDPDLLRELGDEEADPAEFGDDLQADVAARFQRILQDGLNKEEKDGLIKKYPYPKNVPLAKSPTLNPEISVNLAEACKLRDKRLLSKQDQLGKTLSALGKALTPPT, encoded by the exons ATGTCAAAGCGAAGTCATGAAAGTGCTACGCAAGGTGAATCTCGTGAAGAGAGATGGCTAAGGAAGTTGAAGTTATATGAAGAAAAATTGAGTGCGAAAAGAAGTCGGCTTGCTGAAAATCAGCAGATATTACCTCCAGTTGAAGGAGAAGTACAAATTGAAG AACATCCCGAATATAATGAGGGTATATTGGCCGGATCTCAACAGCCCACCCATATAGAAGTTGTGTTACCAGCAGACACCGAAAGAACGGCGCCTATAGATACTGAGGCTGCTGAGTTTAGCGAAATGACGGAAACGACAGCATGTACGAGCCCTAACTGCACTACGTGCTACGTTATTGAGGAAAATATGGACGTCAGCGATTATGATCCCGATCTGTTACGAGAATTAGGAGATGAAGAAGCAGATCCCGCTGAATTCGGAGACGACTTGCAAGCGGATGTTGCCGCAAGATTCCAACGAATATTACAAGATGGTCTTAATAAAGAGGAAAAGGATGGCCTTATTAAGAAATACCCTTATCCTAAAAATGTCCCATTAGCCAAAAGTCCAACTCTAAACCCGGAAATAAGCGTTAACTTAGCGGAGGCGTGTAAGTTAAGAGACAAGAGACTACTTTCAAAGCAAGATCAGCTTGGTAAAACACTTTCAGCTTTGGGAAAGGCATTA ACTCCGCCTACTTAG
- the LOC105392614 gene encoding uncharacterized protein LOC105392614 isoform X1: MSKRSHESATQGESREERWLRKLKLYEEKLSAKRSRLAENQQILPPVEGEVQIEEHPEYNEGILAGSQQPTHIEVVLPADTERTAPIDTEAAEFSEMTETTACTSPNCTTCYVIEENMDVSDYDPDLLRELGDEEADPAEFGDDLQADVAARFQRILQDGLNKEEKDGLIKKYPYPKNVPLAKSPTLNPEISVNLAEACKLRDKRLLSKQDQLGKTLSALGKALTNLLKKTPDIPDVIRTLNDAGKLLADSHYAETDTRRSVLIPLIDKSLADPFKDRKRDTFLFGEKLGDLVKDSQGIKKTGQFIHPAPSTSSNLNARGPLSRGNRQQRGGQSYHPRAGGPRNVPMGPPYQNRRRAAQYTAQQQPPARRHVAPPPGPPAPARRAPPPPYRPSTSRRA, translated from the exons ATGTCAAAGCGAAGTCATGAAAGTGCTACGCAAGGTGAATCTCGTGAAGAGAGATGGCTAAGGAAGTTGAAGTTATATGAAGAAAAATTGAGTGCGAAAAGAAGTCGGCTTGCTGAAAATCAGCAGATATTACCTCCAGTTGAAGGAGAAGTACAAATTGAAG AACATCCCGAATATAATGAGGGTATATTGGCCGGATCTCAACAGCCCACCCATATAGAAGTTGTGTTACCAGCAGACACCGAAAGAACGGCGCCTATAGATACTGAGGCTGCTGAGTTTAGCGAAATGACGGAAACGACAGCATGTACGAGCCCTAACTGCACTACGTGCTACGTTATTGAGGAAAATATGGACGTCAGCGATTATGATCCCGATCTGTTACGAGAATTAGGAGATGAAGAAGCAGATCCCGCTGAATTCGGAGACGACTTGCAAGCGGATGTTGCCGCAAGATTCCAACGAATATTACAAGATGGTCTTAATAAAGAGGAAAAGGATGGCCTTATTAAGAAATACCCTTATCCTAAAAATGTCCCATTAGCCAAAAGTCCAACTCTAAACCCGGAAATAAGCGTTAACTTAGCGGAGGCGTGTAAGTTAAGAGACAAGAGACTACTTTCAAAGCAAGATCAGCTTGGTAAAACACTTTCAGCTTTGGGAAAGGCATTAACaaatctgttaaaaaaaacaccagATATTCCAGACGTCATACGTACTCTGAATGACGCTGGTAAATTACTGGCAGACTCACATTATGCCGAGACTGATACTCGGCGATCGGTCTTAATACCTTTGATTGACAAATCTCTGGCAGATCCATTTAAAGACAGAAAAAGAGATACTTTTCTTTTCGGAGAAAAACTTGGGGATTTAGTAAAAGACTCACAGGGCATAAAAAAGACAGGCCAGTTCATTCACCCCGCTCCATCAACGAGTTCAAATTTAAATGCAAGAGGCCCATTGTCCCGAGGAAACcgacagcagcgcggcggccAGTCGTACCATCCACGAGCCGGTGGGCCGAGAAATGTGCCGATGGGCCCGCCATATCAGAACCGACGGCGAGCAGCTCAGTACACAGCGCAGCAGCAGCCGCCCGCACGGCGCCATgtcgcgccgccgccaggcccaccggcgccggcgcgccgTGCCCCTCCTCCACCGTACCGCCCCTCGACGAGTCGTCGAGCTTAG
- the LOC105392125 gene encoding uncharacterized protein LOC105392125 gives MCKNICFVTKCLFMLLLLRAQFTLQDCPEEKSRKGIHVKWPSTPRASVVKSIPPCYHNMSTVVTRSCNGTHWMPSLEDLDACTTMVQYYEITSCPPGFHKISNDSQYCYGIESPSEWDYPCFKSGSGTVISKLKRNEMNSLLASLASKASNQSHSLFWLPATRQKVFNPVTWTTPGPDWNKEVTGGGILPMVASIFKNCLALDVAGKVVITRSCTNTFPSLCLYPNDLHFPSHCPDGYQAFRFMPDDNICLGIEYSDSETGLTFAEFVKTKCKSPLGFNNNSELARFAFVQMAQKINQIENKWCWFNAIMISNKSSVFATIVNKDGIYQSYDSRSRLTCMVCEADLIQKETDLTLEYNEEDSKMYLTIYYPSGLWKYNNNDTGIRCFSNAKGFSSSVRFKEVPSAEPFSKSDDVETIEQITYNIDLIGGRTAEYWCEGHTANLSLITTEKVVANPSGDEDHVFALRVKYYHNNIAFLNSNTTNFDPIIDSIGKVFCAKNVLLMDILQYDHELAELLLHVHIANKPNNSKSRKSTDLTEIYNNLVEKSEQNFEKLNLHLVSLDNCLFCLPTTSEDIFTLEWEQTRLGDIAAPKQFCLQANGLPVKRRCVGSYLTGSYWGRVDGKCDQNYKPSNTTTYLYNFVRERVDPVNFLNQGLYYVLNDLNIIIPADIYYLSMSLHHVSNVIHTNNSYLDKDDLGNIAFAVDRLLLLDYNYLNLAQTLNSTNVILDSVTDIVEEYANAYKAQGRRLDKNHSYQLSIKPKFLVQISFPNMNDITGICLIRNSSSDEFTDMKIEPLYRNTSLDDLLNIDNLEIATWIPDRVINSLKPNSNESDYITADSDDFHIIIQIFHNDAVFQEMNNYRHKINSRIVEISIPTFKSDLLFPIYLIFKDQTFVNAKQRMCGYWDFQPTLKRNFNPGSWKRKGCYFVQHTNNLSVCQCYHLTHFAQLISYDGFGKHITDGKVAESHRRALNIITVIGSSLSLMGILGIWITALTFTTWRQKPGTKILLQLSTAVALPLIILIYFNLDNTIFVIIDDSLIVDEDKKIPCIILGAFLHYSILSGFVWMLITGALQFVRYVQVLGVSRPSRFIMKLSIIGWGSPLLPVICLLSVDTDSYIPSPQANGATSGICYPTGIYLILSVLLPVSIIVVVNIILFTLIIIAISRGPDGKMRATDLDLVKAQLRLSTLLFFLLGLSWIFGIFSFSRNVWWSYLFCLTATIQGFVLFLYFVVCDPVTRGLWVALMKPQFQSSSPRDSISVSSSSTDLCKQNM, from the exons ATGTGCAAAAATATCTGTTTTGTAacaaaatgtttgtttatgttattattactaCGAGCGCAGTTTACTCTACAG gatTGTCCGGAAGAAAAGTCAAGAAAGGGTATACATGTTAAGTGGCCCTCCACCCCAAGAGCATCTGTCGTCAAATCAATTCCACCATGCTATCACAACATGAGCACAGTAGTGACCAGGTCCTGCAACGGCACCCACTGGATGCCCTCGTTGGAAGACTTGGATGCTTGCACAACAATGGTCCAATATTATGAGATAACTTCATGCCCTCCTGGATTCCATAAAATATCGAACGATAGCCAGTATTGTTATGGAATAGAATCTCCGTCCGAGTGGGATTATCCATGCTTCAAGAGCGGCAGTGGCACTGTCATCTCAAAATTGAAACGAAATGAAATGAACTCACTTTTGGCTTCATTAGCTTCAAAAGCTTCAAATCAATCACACTCTTTATTCTGGTTGCCAGCAACTCGTCAAAAAGTGTTTAACCCTGTTACATGGACTACTCCAGGACCAGATTGGAACAAAGAAGTTACAGGAGGTGGGATTTTGCCAATGGTTGCTTCTATATTCAAAAACTGTCTTGCTCTTGATGTTGCAGGTAAAGTTGTCATCACAAGATCTTGTACAAATACGTTCCCCAGTTTATGCTTATATCCAAATGATTTACACTTTCCTTCACACTGTCCAGATGGATATCAGGCATTTAGATTTATGCCAGATGACAACATTTGCCTAGGTATAGAATATTCTGACTCTGAAACAGGATTAACATTTGCTGAGTTTGTAAAAACGAAGTGCAAATCACCACTTGGGTTCAATAATAACAGCGAGCTAGCAAGATTTGCTTTTGTCCAAATGGCTCAAAAGATAAATCAAATAGAGAATAAATGGTGTTGGTTTAATGCGATTATGATATCAAATAAATCGTCTGTATTTGCAACTATAGTAAATAAGGACGGAATATACCAATCATATGATTCAAGAAGTCGTTTGACATGTATGGTATGTGAGGCGGATCTAATCCAGAAAGAAACTGACTTGACCCTTGAATATAACGAAGAAGATAGTAAAATGTATCTAACTATTTATTACCCTTCCGGACTATGGaaatataataacaatgaCACAGGTATTCGATGTTTTTCAAATGCTAAAGGATTTTCATCATCAGTTCGTTTCAAAGAAGTTCCATCGGCTGAACCTTTCTCAAAATCAGACGATGTTGAGACTATTGAACAAATTACGTACAATATTGATCTCATAGGTGGAAGAACTGCAGAATATTGGTGTGAAGGCCACACAGCCAACCTATCTCTAATTACCACTGAAAAAGTTGTGGCTAATCCAAGCGGTGATGAAGATCATGTATTTGCACTTCGAGTCAAGTATTATCATAACAATATTGCATTCTTAAACAGTAACACGACAAATTTTGATCCAATCATAGATTCTATCGGTAAAGTATTTTGCGCTAAAAATGTATTATTGATGGACATTCTGCAATATGATCATGAATTAGCGGAATTATTGCTACATGTccatattgcaaataaaccTAACAATAGTAAAAGTCGAAAAAGTACAGATTTAACAGAAATTTATAACAACTTAGTTGAAAAGAGTGaacaaaattttgaaaaacttaATTTACATCTTGTAAGTTTagataattgtttattttgtctGCCCACCACCAGTGAAGATATTTTTACCTTAGAATGGGAACAAACACGTCTTGGTGATATTGCAGCACCCAAGCAGTTTTGTTTACAAGCTAATGGACTGCCAGTTAAAAGAAGATGCGTAGGATCTTATTTAACTGGCAGTTACTGGGGAAGAGTTGATGGAAAATGCGACCAGAATTACAAACCCAGTAATACGACAACTTATCTTTACAACTTTGTGAGGGAAAGGGTTGACCCAgttaactttttaaatcaaGGTTTGTACTACGTATTAAATGatctaaacataataattccAGCAGATATTTACTACTTATCGATGTCGTTACATCATGTTTCCAACGTAATACACACAAATAATTCCTATTTAGATAAAGATGACCTGGGAAACATAGCTTTTGCAGTAGACAGACTACTATTGttagattataattatttaaacttgGCTCAGACTTTAAATTCAACGAATGTTATATTAGATTCTGTGACAGACATTGTTGAAGAATATGCAAACGCTTATAAAGCCCAAGGAAGAAGACTGGACAAGAACCACAGTTACCAGTTATCAATAAAACCAAAATTCCTAGTTCAAATATCATTCCCAAATATGAATGATATCACAGGAATATGTTTGATTCGGAACTCAAGTTCCGATGAATTTACTGACATGAAAATTGAGCCACTGTACAGGAATACCAGTTTAGATGATTTACTTAATATCGACAATTTAGAAATAGCCACTTGGATCCCTGATAGAGttataaattcattaaaacCTAATAGTAATGAAAGTGATTACATCACTGCCGATTCAGACGACTTTCATATCATTATTCAGATTTTCCACAATGATGCAGTTTTTCAGGAAATGAATAACTATaggcataaaataaatagtcgCATAGTTGAAATTTCAATTCCGACGTTTAAATCAGATTTGCTATTtccaatttatttaatattcaaagATCAAACGTTTGTTAACGCGAAACAACGAATGTGTGGCTATTGGGATTTTCAGCCTACATTAAAAAGAAATTTTAACCCTGGTAGCTGGAAGAGAAAGGGATGTTATTTTGTGCAGCATACTAATAATTTATCAGTTTGTCAATGCTATCATCTAACGCATTTTGCTCAACTAATAAGTTATGATGGATTCGGTAAACACATCACTGATGGTAAGGTGGCAGAATCTCATAGAAGAGCGTTAAATATAATCACAGTCATCGGTTCATCACTGTCACTGATGGGTATATTGGGAATATGGATAACAGCATTAACATTTACGACGTGGCGACAAAAACCCGGAACTAAAATCCTTCTTCAACTCTCAACCGCTGTGGCGCTGCCACTTATcattcttatttatttcaacttaGATAATACTATATTTGTTATAATTGACGATAGCTTAATTGTTGATGAAGATAAGAAAATTCCATGTATCATCCTCGGAGCCTTTCTGCATTATTCAATCTTATCTGGATTTGTGTGGATGCTGATAACTGGAGCTTTGCAGTTTGTGCGTTATGTACAAGTATTGGGTGTGAGTCGTCCTTCTAGGTTTATTATGAAACTGTCCATCATCGGCTGGGGTTCTCCTCTTCTGCCAGTGATCTGTCTTCTATCCGTGGACACAGATAGCTACATTCCATCTCCGCAAGCTAATGGCGCCACCAGTGGTATTTGCTATCCAACTGGAATATATTTGATTTTAAGTGTTCTGTTACCTGTTAGTATAATAGTTGTAGTCAATATTATACTATTCACGCTTATAATAATTGCAATTTCTCGAGGGCCTGACGGTAAAATGAGAGCTACAGACTTGGATTTGGTCAAAGCTCAGCTACGTTTGTCCACTTTACTATTTTTCTTATTGGGTTTATCTTGGATATTTGGAATATTTTCATTCTCAAGGAACGTATGGTGgtcttatttgttttgtttgactGCCACAATACAaggttttgtattgtttttgtattttgtggTGTGTGACCCGGTGACGAGGGGCCTGTGGGTCGCTCTCATGAAGCCACAGTTCCAGTCGTCTTCACCACGCGACAGTATAAGTGTCTCATCATCGTCCACTGATTTGTGTAAACAAAACATgtaa